Proteins co-encoded in one Ralstonia sp. RRA genomic window:
- the catC gene encoding muconolactone Delta-isomerase, which produces MLFHVRMDVRLPADMPTDVANEIKTREKAYSQELQRSGKWRHIWRLVGEYANVSIFDVQSNAELHDILTALPLFPYMQIAVTPLCRHPSSVRGDDA; this is translated from the coding sequence ATGCTGTTCCACGTCCGCATGGATGTCCGCCTGCCTGCCGACATGCCCACCGATGTCGCCAACGAGATCAAGACGCGCGAAAAAGCCTACTCGCAGGAGCTGCAGCGCAGCGGCAAGTGGCGCCACATCTGGCGCCTGGTTGGCGAGTACGCGAACGTCAGCATCTTCGATGTGCAGAGCAACGCCGAGCTGCACGACATCCTGACGGCGTTGCCGTTGTTTCCGTACATGCAGATTGCCGTGACGCCGCTGTGCCGGCACCCGTCGTCCGTCCGCGGCGACGACGCCTGA
- a CDS encoding muconate/chloromuconate family cycloisomerase, producing the protein MIRSIEAILVDVPTIRPHKLSVATMHVQTLVLVHVCCEDGIEGWGEATTIGGLNYGEESPESIKVNIDTHIAPLLIGMDARNVAAAMAKVRKTIQGNRFAKCALETALLDAQARRLGVPLSELLGGRLRDALPVAWTLASGDTKKDIAEAETMLAERRHRIFKLKIGLRPVADDVAHVLAIKRALGDAVSVRVDVNQAWSELDAANGIAALQAGGIDLIEQPVRAENRAALERLARQFAVPMMADEALHGPMDAFELACSASADVFAVKIAQSGGLVPAMQVAAIAQLAGISLYGGTMLEGAVGTAASAHVFSTFSDLQFGTELFGPLLLTQELLTEPLQYRDFMLQVPTGPGLGIQIDRDKLARLRRQ; encoded by the coding sequence ATGATTCGCTCGATCGAGGCCATTCTAGTGGATGTGCCGACCATCCGTCCCCACAAGCTCTCCGTTGCCACCATGCACGTGCAGACGCTGGTCCTCGTGCACGTGTGCTGCGAAGACGGCATCGAAGGCTGGGGCGAGGCCACCACCATCGGCGGCCTCAACTACGGCGAAGAGAGCCCCGAGAGCATCAAGGTCAACATCGACACGCATATCGCGCCGCTGCTGATCGGCATGGATGCACGCAACGTGGCGGCTGCCATGGCAAAGGTGCGCAAGACCATCCAGGGCAACCGCTTTGCCAAGTGCGCGCTGGAAACGGCACTACTCGATGCCCAGGCGCGTCGGCTGGGCGTACCACTGTCGGAACTGCTGGGCGGCCGCCTGCGTGACGCGCTGCCGGTGGCTTGGACGCTAGCCAGCGGCGACACCAAGAAGGACATTGCCGAGGCAGAAACGATGCTGGCCGAGCGCCGCCACCGCATCTTCAAGCTGAAGATTGGCCTGCGCCCGGTGGCCGACGACGTGGCCCATGTGCTGGCGATCAAGCGCGCGCTGGGTGACGCCGTGAGTGTGCGTGTGGACGTCAACCAGGCCTGGAGCGAACTCGACGCCGCCAACGGCATCGCCGCGCTGCAAGCCGGCGGCATCGACCTGATCGAACAACCGGTCCGCGCTGAAAACCGCGCCGCGCTGGAACGCCTCGCCCGTCAGTTTGCTGTGCCGATGATGGCCGACGAAGCGCTGCACGGTCCGATGGACGCCTTCGAACTGGCGTGCAGCGCGAGCGCCGATGTCTTTGCCGTGAAGATCGCGCAGTCCGGCGGGCTAGTTCCGGCCATGCAGGTGGCGGCCATCGCGCAGCTCGCGGGCATCAGCCTCTACGGCGGAACGATGCTCGAAGGTGCGGTTGGCACGGCTGCCTCGGCACACGTGTTTTCCACCTTCAGCGATCTGCAGTTCGGCACCGAGCTGTTCGGCCCGTTGTTGCTCACGCAAGAACTGCTGACCGAGCCACTGCAGTACCGCGACTTCATGTTGCAGGTGCCGACCGGCCCCGGCCTGGGCATCCAGATTGACCGCGACAAGCTTGCTCGCTTGCGCAGGCAATAA
- the benB gene encoding benzoate 1,2-dioxygenase small subunit, protein MSADYQNICAALYREARLLDDRQWDAWLECYAEDVTYWMPAWDDDDQLTEDPQSEISLMYYANRCGLEDRVFRIKTERSGASTPEPRTSHCITNVEVLAERDSEVDVRYNFHTISHRYKTTDHFFGTMFVTLRKAGDDFLIASKKIVLKNDYIRQVLDVYHV, encoded by the coding sequence ATGAGCGCCGACTACCAGAACATCTGCGCGGCCCTGTACCGCGAGGCGCGCCTGCTGGACGACCGCCAGTGGGACGCGTGGCTGGAGTGCTACGCGGAAGACGTCACCTACTGGATGCCGGCTTGGGATGACGACGACCAGTTGACCGAAGACCCGCAGAGCGAAATCTCGTTGATGTACTACGCCAATCGCTGCGGGCTGGAGGATCGCGTCTTCCGCATCAAGACCGAGCGCAGTGGCGCGTCCACGCCGGAGCCGAGAACCAGCCACTGCATTACCAACGTGGAGGTCCTGGCCGAACGCGACAGTGAAGTCGACGTGCGCTACAACTTCCACACGATCAGCCACCGGTACAAGACCACTGACCACTTCTTCGGCACGATGTTCGTCACCCTGCGCAAAGCCGGTGACGACTTCCTGATCGCATCCAAGAAGATCGTCCTGAAGAACGACTACATCCGGCAGGTGCTCGACGTCTATCACGTTTGA
- a CDS encoding response regulator transcription factor, producing the protein MRIAVLEDDPGFLSLMESVIDRLGHVCVSFSDGMQIFKNLQRESYDLLILDWHVPRMSGMEILLWLRQKKEDRTPVAFVTSAAFESEIVAALRQGADDYIIKPISAAVLEARIEAILRRLYQEEAESTLELGAFKFDNARRVAFVEGREIKLTSKEYELAYKLFSRKGKLLTRDYLVSAIWGESYAGESRTLDTHISQIRLKLGLNPGNGVKLISVYGAGYRLESA; encoded by the coding sequence ATGCGGATCGCTGTATTGGAAGACGATCCTGGATTTCTTTCGCTGATGGAATCAGTGATTGATCGTCTAGGGCATGTTTGCGTTTCATTCTCGGACGGCATGCAGATATTCAAGAATCTGCAGCGCGAGTCTTATGATCTCCTGATTCTTGATTGGCATGTTCCAAGAATGTCAGGGATGGAAATACTGCTTTGGCTGAGGCAGAAAAAAGAAGATCGAACGCCCGTTGCTTTCGTAACAAGCGCGGCGTTCGAGTCGGAGATCGTGGCAGCCCTGCGTCAGGGCGCAGATGACTACATCATCAAGCCGATCAGCGCCGCCGTGCTGGAGGCCCGCATCGAAGCCATTCTGAGAAGGCTGTATCAGGAAGAGGCCGAAAGCACGCTCGAGCTGGGAGCGTTCAAGTTCGACAACGCGCGTCGTGTTGCCTTTGTGGAAGGTCGGGAGATCAAGCTCACAAGCAAGGAGTACGAGCTTGCCTACAAGCTTTTCTCCCGCAAGGGAAAGCTCCTGACGCGAGACTATCTGGTGAGCGCGATCTGGGGCGAGTCCTATGCTGGGGAGTCCCGCACGCTGGATACGCACATCTCGCAGATCCGGCTGAAGCTTGGACTGAACCCCGGAAACGGCGTGAAGCTGATCTCGGTGTACGGGGCCGGGTACCGACTGGAGAGCGCATGA
- the benC gene encoding benzoate 1,2-dioxygenase electron transfer component BenC, translating into MSSFTVALNFEDGVTRFIDCKAGEKVLDAAFRAKINLPMDCSDGVCGTCKCRAESGSYDLGDDYIDDALTEDEKNTGLVLTCQMVPQSDCVIAVPTTSTTCKTGQSSFGATLSKVELHNDAAVVLELDVDATAPVFLPGQYVNIGVPGSGQHRSYSFSSAPGKTKVSFLIKKIPGGVMSTWLEAAKPGDKLDLQGPLGSFYLRDVQRPLLFLAGGTGLAPFLSMLEVLARANSQQQVHLIYGVTRDLDLVQVEAIDAYVARLPNFSYATVVADAASSHPRKGWVTQHIPADALNDGDVDVYLCGPPPMVDAVRKYFDDEGVKPNSFHYEKFTPNAVPNAKAA; encoded by the coding sequence ATGTCCAGTTTCACAGTTGCACTGAATTTCGAGGACGGCGTTACGCGGTTCATCGATTGCAAAGCGGGCGAGAAGGTGCTCGACGCCGCCTTCCGCGCCAAGATCAACCTGCCGATGGATTGCTCCGACGGCGTGTGCGGCACCTGCAAGTGCCGCGCCGAGAGCGGCAGCTACGACCTCGGTGACGATTACATCGACGACGCCCTGACCGAAGACGAGAAGAACACCGGCCTCGTCCTGACGTGCCAGATGGTGCCGCAAAGCGATTGCGTGATCGCGGTGCCGACCACGTCGACCACGTGCAAGACCGGGCAGAGCAGCTTCGGGGCAACGCTGTCGAAAGTCGAGCTGCACAACGATGCGGCGGTGGTACTCGAATTGGATGTCGATGCGACTGCGCCAGTGTTCCTGCCCGGTCAGTACGTCAACATCGGCGTGCCGGGGAGCGGCCAGCATCGCTCGTATTCGTTCTCTTCGGCGCCCGGTAAAACGAAGGTCAGCTTTCTGATCAAGAAGATTCCCGGCGGCGTGATGAGCACCTGGCTCGAAGCCGCAAAGCCGGGCGACAAGCTCGATCTGCAGGGGCCGTTGGGCAGTTTCTATCTGCGCGATGTGCAACGCCCGCTGTTATTCCTGGCCGGCGGCACCGGCCTTGCGCCGTTCCTGTCGATGCTCGAGGTGCTGGCGCGCGCCAATTCTCAGCAGCAGGTGCATCTGATCTACGGCGTGACGCGTGACCTTGACCTCGTCCAGGTCGAGGCCATCGATGCCTACGTGGCACGGCTGCCGAATTTCAGCTACGCCACCGTTGTGGCCGACGCCGCGTCGAGCCACCCGCGCAAGGGTTGGGTGACGCAGCACATCCCAGCCGACGCACTGAACGATGGTGACGTGGATGTCTATCTGTGTGGTCCGCCGCCGATGGTCGATGCCGTGCGCAAATACTTCGACGACGAAGGTGTGAAACCCAACAGCTTCCACTACGAGAAGTTCACGCCCAACGCAGTACCGAACGCAAAGGCAGCATGA
- a CDS encoding LysR family transcriptional regulator: MELRHLRYFVAVAEELNFTRAAERLHIAQPPLSRQIQQLEEEIGVLLFERGSRPLKLTEAGRFFHAHARQLLAQTAELASMTQRVGQIERRLSIGFVASTLYGMLPKVIRRFRVEYPMVDLTMHEMTTMDQIQALKDGRIDVGFGRIRYEDPNVRRILLRDERLMVALPSGHPLLGAKPAASLRDLVGDTLIIYPRAPRPSYADQVLALFHDRALEPASIYEARELQIALGLVAAGEGVSVVPRSVAGLQREDVSYMELDDPQLVSPIIFSTRLLDESEDIQAILNLTYRLYEEQKIPHYRPT, translated from the coding sequence ATGGAACTGCGCCACCTACGCTACTTCGTGGCCGTCGCTGAAGAACTGAACTTCACCCGCGCGGCCGAGCGCCTGCATATCGCACAGCCGCCGCTCTCGCGACAGATTCAGCAACTGGAAGAGGAAATCGGCGTGCTGCTGTTCGAGCGCGGTAGCCGCCCGCTCAAGCTGACCGAGGCTGGCCGCTTCTTCCACGCGCACGCGCGCCAGTTGCTGGCGCAGACGGCTGAACTGGCCTCGATGACGCAGCGCGTCGGCCAGATCGAGCGGCGCCTGTCGATCGGCTTTGTTGCCTCGACGCTGTACGGGATGCTGCCGAAGGTCATCCGGCGGTTTCGGGTGGAGTACCCGATGGTCGATCTGACCATGCACGAGATGACCACCATGGACCAGATCCAGGCGCTCAAGGACGGCCGCATCGACGTGGGCTTCGGCCGCATCCGCTATGAAGACCCGAACGTGCGCCGCATCCTGCTGCGCGATGAGCGGCTGATGGTTGCTCTGCCCTCGGGCCATCCGTTGCTGGGCGCCAAGCCTGCGGCGTCGCTGCGCGACCTGGTGGGCGATACGCTCATCATCTACCCCCGTGCGCCGCGCCCGAGCTATGCCGACCAGGTGCTCGCGCTGTTCCACGACCGTGCGCTGGAGCCGGCCAGTATCTACGAGGCACGGGAATTGCAAATCGCCCTCGGGCTGGTTGCCGCGGGCGAAGGCGTATCGGTGGTGCCGCGCAGCGTGGCCGGCCTGCAGCGCGAAGATGTCAGTTATATGGAACTGGACGACCCGCAGCTGGTCTCGCCCATTATCTTCAGCACGCGTCTGCTGGATGAGTCGGAAGACATCCAGGCCATACTGAACCTGACCTACCGGCTGTACGAAGAGCAGAAGATTCCGCACTACCGGCCGACGTAA
- the catA gene encoding catechol 1,2-dioxygenase: MNARVFETKEVQDLLKAATNLDGKEGNARLKQITHRLLADLFKAIDDLDITPDEVWAGINYLNKLGQDGEAALLAAGVGLEKYLDIRMDAADEALGINGGTPRTIEGPLYVAGATVRDGVSRIDVDPDPAAGPLIIHGTVTGQDGKPVAGALLECWHANSNGFYSHFDPTGEQSPFNLRGAVRTGADGKYEFRTLMPVGYGCPPQGATQQLLNGLARHGNRPAHVHFFVSSDGHRKLTTQFNIEGDPLIWDDFAYATREELIPHVVEKTGGAALDLKTDAYKDIEFNVVLTPLVQGKDNQRVNRLRASAEV; encoded by the coding sequence ATGAACGCGCGCGTATTCGAAACGAAAGAAGTGCAGGACCTGCTGAAGGCTGCGACCAACCTGGATGGCAAAGAAGGCAACGCCCGCCTGAAGCAGATCACCCACCGTCTGCTGGCGGATCTGTTCAAGGCCATCGACGATCTCGACATCACGCCGGATGAGGTCTGGGCCGGGATCAATTACCTGAACAAGCTCGGCCAGGACGGAGAGGCAGCACTGCTCGCCGCTGGTGTGGGCCTGGAGAAGTACCTCGACATCCGTATGGACGCCGCGGACGAAGCGCTCGGCATCAACGGCGGTACGCCGCGCACGATCGAAGGCCCGCTGTACGTGGCGGGCGCAACGGTGCGCGATGGCGTGTCCCGTATCGACGTTGACCCGGACCCGGCCGCGGGCCCGCTGATCATTCACGGCACGGTGACGGGCCAGGACGGCAAGCCGGTGGCCGGCGCCCTGCTCGAGTGCTGGCATGCGAACTCGAACGGCTTCTACTCGCACTTCGATCCGACCGGTGAGCAGAGCCCGTTCAACCTGCGCGGCGCCGTCCGGACCGGTGCCGATGGCAAGTACGAATTCCGCACGCTCATGCCGGTGGGCTACGGTTGCCCGCCGCAAGGCGCGACCCAGCAACTGCTGAATGGGCTGGCCCGCCACGGCAATCGTCCGGCGCACGTGCACTTCTTCGTCTCCAGCGATGGGCACCGCAAGTTGACGACGCAATTCAACATCGAAGGCGATCCGCTGATCTGGGACGACTTTGCCTATGCCACCCGCGAAGAGTTGATTCCGCATGTGGTCGAGAAAACCGGCGGTGCCGCGCTCGACCTGAAAACCGACGCGTACAAGGACATCGAATTCAACGTCGTCCTGACGCCGCTGGTGCAGGGCAAGGACAACCAGCGCGTGAACCGCCTGCGCGCTTCGGCCGAGGTCTGA
- a CDS encoding 1,6-dihydroxycyclohexa-2,4-diene-1-carboxylate dehydrogenase: protein MSMQRFSGKAVVVTGAAQGIGRGVALAAAEEGAKALLVDRAELVYEVQAEIAAAGGQAHAVTADLETYAGAQHAVQTALDTFGRIDVLINNVGGTIWAKPYQHYEEAQIEAEIRRSLFPTLWCCRAVLPHMVERQQGVIVNVSSIATRGIYRIPYSAAKGGVNALTASLALEHAGDNIRVNAVATGGTEAPPRKIPRNAAPMSEQETVWYQGIVDQTIACSPMHRYGTIGEQVRAILFLASDEASYITGTVLPVGGGDLG, encoded by the coding sequence ATGAGCATGCAACGATTCTCAGGCAAGGCCGTCGTCGTGACTGGGGCGGCGCAGGGCATCGGGCGCGGCGTTGCACTGGCGGCGGCAGAAGAGGGTGCCAAGGCGCTGCTGGTGGACCGCGCCGAACTGGTCTACGAAGTGCAGGCCGAAATCGCCGCAGCCGGCGGTCAGGCGCACGCTGTCACGGCGGATCTGGAAACCTACGCAGGCGCCCAGCATGCCGTGCAGACCGCACTCGACACCTTCGGCCGCATCGACGTGCTCATCAACAACGTTGGCGGCACGATCTGGGCCAAGCCATATCAGCACTATGAAGAGGCGCAGATCGAGGCGGAGATCCGCCGCTCGCTGTTCCCGACCCTTTGGTGCTGCCGCGCGGTGCTGCCGCACATGGTCGAGCGCCAGCAGGGTGTGATCGTGAACGTGTCGTCGATTGCCACGCGCGGTATCTACCGGATTCCGTATTCAGCGGCCAAGGGCGGCGTGAATGCGCTCACGGCGAGCCTGGCGTTGGAGCATGCGGGAGACAACATCCGCGTCAACGCCGTCGCCACGGGCGGTACGGAGGCACCGCCGCGCAAGATTCCGCGCAATGCGGCGCCCATGTCGGAGCAGGAAACCGTCTGGTACCAGGGCATCGTCGACCAGACCATTGCCTGCAGCCCGATGCACCGCTACGGCACGATCGGCGAGCAGGTGCGGGCGATCCTGTTCCTGGCATCAGACGAGGCCTCCTACATCACCGGGACAGTGCTGCCGGTTGGCGGCGGAGACCTGGGCTAG
- a CDS encoding DUF4019 domain-containing protein — MTWDGRVLRNGLLALGMLISATVQAQVQAAPGTSADEILQLADRVVGQLEMGQYGAVWDGAAPLVRAVVSKEAFVQQMQATHRDGGGILDHGWASIVRIEYQHDRDIPDGLYANVDYAAHLKMGGITYKLLSFRAELDGQWHFVGDSERRGSNGIPTRPAIFSLSPISSIGRSPAP, encoded by the coding sequence ATGACGTGGGATGGGCGGGTTCTTCGCAACGGCCTTCTTGCTCTTGGCATGCTGATATCGGCGACGGTCCAGGCACAGGTACAGGCGGCGCCGGGAACGTCTGCCGACGAAATCCTGCAGCTGGCGGATCGCGTTGTTGGCCAGCTGGAGATGGGGCAATACGGCGCCGTCTGGGACGGGGCCGCACCCTTGGTTCGAGCGGTTGTCAGCAAAGAGGCGTTCGTCCAGCAGATGCAAGCCACCCACCGAGATGGTGGCGGGATACTGGATCATGGCTGGGCATCCATCGTTCGTATCGAATATCAGCATGATCGAGATATTCCGGACGGCCTCTATGCCAATGTCGATTATGCCGCGCATTTGAAAATGGGGGGTATTACATACAAGTTACTGAGCTTTCGAGCGGAGTTGGATGGGCAATGGCATTTTGTCGGCGACTCTGAGCGGAGGGGTTCAAACGGAATCCCTACGCGACCGGCAATTTTCTCGTTATCGCCAATTTCCTCGATCGGCCGCAGTCCAGCGCCTTGA
- a CDS encoding Rieske 2Fe-2S domain-containing protein produces MSALIDKANELDHLLSTAVVDDEEAGIFRCRRDIFTNPGLFELEMKHIFENNWVYLAHESQIPNNNDYYTTWIGRQPIVITRDKTGELNAVINACAHKGAMLCRRKHGNKGSFTCPFHGWTFSNTGKLLKVKDEKTTEYPVQFNTHCSHDLRKVARFENYRGFLFGSLNADVQPLETYLGEARVIIDQIVDQAPEGLEVLRGNSSYVYDGNWKMQMENGCDGYHVSTVHWNYAATMGRRKEGGTQAVDANSWSKSVAGVYGFEHGHILLWTQTMNPEVRPVYAHRDEIKARVGETQTDFIINQTRNLCVYPNVFLMDQFSTQIRVVRPISVDKTEVSIFCFAPKGESATDRATRIRQYEDFFNVTGMGTADDLEEFRACQNGYAGTTALWNDLSRGAPLWVHGPDENATKMGLKPLISGERSEDEGLFVCQHEYWVQVMRNALKTEREGVPA; encoded by the coding sequence ATGTCCGCCTTGATCGACAAAGCCAACGAACTGGATCACCTGCTCTCGACCGCGGTGGTGGATGACGAAGAGGCGGGCATTTTCCGCTGCCGTCGCGACATCTTCACCAACCCCGGTCTGTTCGAACTGGAGATGAAGCACATCTTCGAGAACAACTGGGTGTATCTCGCGCACGAAAGCCAGATTCCGAACAACAACGATTACTACACCACGTGGATCGGTCGCCAGCCGATCGTTATCACCCGCGACAAGACTGGGGAGCTGAACGCAGTCATCAACGCCTGCGCGCACAAGGGAGCAATGCTGTGCCGCCGCAAGCACGGCAACAAGGGCAGCTTCACGTGTCCGTTTCACGGCTGGACGTTCTCCAACACCGGCAAGCTGCTCAAAGTGAAGGACGAAAAGACCACCGAGTATCCGGTGCAGTTCAACACGCACTGCTCGCATGATCTGCGCAAGGTCGCACGATTCGAGAACTACCGTGGTTTCCTGTTCGGCAGCCTCAACGCCGATGTGCAGCCGCTCGAAACGTACCTGGGCGAAGCCCGCGTGATCATCGACCAGATCGTCGACCAGGCGCCGGAAGGCCTGGAAGTGCTGCGCGGCAACTCCTCGTACGTCTACGACGGCAACTGGAAGATGCAGATGGAGAACGGCTGCGACGGCTACCACGTCAGCACCGTGCACTGGAATTACGCCGCGACGATGGGGCGGCGCAAGGAGGGCGGCACGCAGGCGGTGGATGCGAACAGCTGGAGCAAGTCTGTGGCGGGCGTCTATGGGTTCGAGCACGGCCACATCCTGCTGTGGACCCAGACGATGAACCCCGAAGTGCGCCCCGTCTATGCGCACCGTGACGAAATCAAGGCACGCGTGGGCGAGACGCAGACGGACTTCATCATCAACCAGACCCGCAACCTGTGTGTGTATCCGAACGTGTTCCTGATGGATCAGTTCAGCACGCAGATTCGCGTGGTGCGGCCGATCAGCGTGGACAAGACCGAAGTTTCGATCTTCTGCTTTGCGCCGAAGGGCGAGAGCGCTACCGATCGCGCAACGCGCATCCGCCAGTACGAGGATTTCTTCAACGTCACCGGCATGGGCACCGCGGATGACCTGGAGGAATTCCGCGCCTGCCAGAACGGCTATGCCGGCACCACCGCCCTGTGGAACGACCTCTCGCGCGGCGCGCCGCTGTGGGTGCACGGCCCCGACGAGAACGCCACGAAGATGGGCTTGAAGCCCCTCATCTCGGGCGAGCGTAGTGAAGACGAAGGCCTGTTCGTCTGCCAGCACGAATACTGGGTGCAAGTCATGCGCAATGCACTGAAGACGGAACGCGAAGGGGTGCCAGCATGA